Proteins encoded in a region of the Clostridium beijerinckii genome:
- a CDS encoding methyl-accepting chemotaxis protein — protein MKNLKIRTKLMLMVIIPLIAVIFLSIEGILKITNTYGTLTDTYYEKLYKVNSLILNADRDMYQALVAQKNLNDTNISEFDKNKNIKDLKDNIGQAKDRTSSAINVLLPIKESLQDIKHKESNKNVFELYDEFQNNYQGWLDSFDVDTGEVKNKEQFNKKFAESREDINQITDVMENAAVETQGNMKESIDFTKIQFILLGIFSVLITLFVGITVSRDSSKVLFKIKNLATRLSNYDFSEDLVLKRYDEYGQTADTLNKAQQNVRELISAITENIHNVNSSSENLTISVNEISNNLIEVNEETKKINTSVQENSAIAEEISASVKEVNLTVNILSEKAMDGTSNVTNIKARANTVENSSNKAIQSISKVYREKEEKIIKAIEEGKVVHEIGIMANAISAIAEQINLLSLNAAIEAARAGEQGRGFAIVAEEVRKLADQSSEAVENVKKVIGKVEKSFNDLSLSSNELLQFMDVDVNKQFEEFSHIGKQYYKDADFVNSMSSELARMSEEINEVISQVSDAVQHMAQMSQRSSESTNSIENSSSNSISSMKNISVNAKEQLTLAKKLEETIEKFKI, from the coding sequence TTGAAGAATTTAAAGATTAGAACAAAATTGATGTTAATGGTGATAATACCATTGATTGCGGTTATATTTTTGTCTATAGAAGGAATACTAAAAATCACAAATACTTATGGTACATTAACAGATACGTACTATGAAAAGTTATATAAGGTAAATAGCCTTATATTAAATGCAGATAGAGATATGTATCAGGCCCTTGTTGCTCAGAAGAATTTAAATGATACGAACATAAGTGAATTTGATAAGAATAAGAATATAAAAGATTTAAAAGATAACATAGGTCAGGCAAAAGATAGAACAAGCAGTGCTATAAATGTATTACTTCCAATTAAAGAGTCTTTACAAGATATTAAACATAAGGAAAGTAACAAAAATGTGTTTGAACTTTATGATGAATTTCAAAATAATTATCAAGGCTGGTTGGATAGTTTTGATGTAGATACAGGAGAGGTGAAAAATAAGGAACAGTTTAATAAAAAATTTGCAGAATCTAGGGAGGACATAAATCAGATAACAGATGTAATGGAAAACGCTGCTGTTGAAACGCAGGGTAACATGAAGGAATCCATAGATTTTACTAAAATTCAATTTATCCTGTTGGGAATTTTCTCTGTTTTAATAACTTTATTTGTTGGAATAACAGTATCAAGAGATTCATCAAAAGTGTTATTTAAAATAAAGAATTTAGCAACTAGACTTTCGAATTACGATTTTTCAGAGGATTTAGTTTTAAAGAGATATGATGAATATGGACAAACGGCAGATACTTTGAATAAGGCACAGCAAAATGTACGTGAACTTATAAGTGCAATAACTGAAAATATACATAATGTAAATTCGTCCAGTGAAAATTTGACTATATCTGTAAATGAAATAAGTAATAATTTAATTGAAGTAAATGAAGAAACAAAGAAAATAAATACGAGTGTTCAAGAAAATAGTGCAATTGCAGAGGAGATATCTGCATCTGTAAAAGAAGTAAACTTGACCGTTAATATATTATCTGAAAAGGCAATGGATGGAACAAGTAATGTCACAAATATAAAAGCACGGGCAAATACCGTAGAGAATAGTAGTAATAAGGCAATTCAATCTATAAGTAAAGTATATCGTGAGAAGGAAGAAAAGATTATTAAAGCTATTGAAGAAGGAAAGGTAGTGCATGAGATTGGGATTATGGCCAATGCTATTTCTGCAATAGCTGAGCAAATAAACTTGTTATCATTAAATGCTGCAATAGAAGCTGCGAGGGCAGGAGAACAAGGAAGAGGATTTGCTATAGTGGCAGAAGAAGTTAGAAAACTTGCAGATCAATCTTCAGAAGCAGTTGAAAATGTTAAAAAAGTTATTGGAAAAGTAGAAAAATCTTTCAATGACCTATCTTTAAGTAGTAATGAACTTTTACAGTTCATGGATGTGGATGTAAATAAACAGTTTGAGGAATTTTCGCATATAGGAAAGCAGTATTATAAGGATGCAGACTTCGTAAATTCCATGTCCTCCGAATTAGCAAGAATGTCTGAGGAAATTAATGAAGTAATAAGTCAAGTATCAGATGCGGTTCAACATATGGCCCAAATGTCTCAAAGATCTTCTGAGAGCACTAACAGCATAGAAAATAGTTCGAGTAATTCAATCTCTTCTATGAAGAATATTTCAGTTAATGCAAAAGAACAGCTTACTCTAGCAAAGAAATTAGAAGAGACCATAGAGAAATTTAAAATATAA
- a CDS encoding DUF362 domain-containing protein — MEKSKVYFTNMQATAKENLLQKLKRLIKSAGIDQIDFEKKYAAIKIHFGEPGNVAFLRPNFAKVVVDTIKELGGNPFLTDCNTLYVGGRKNALDHLNSAYENGYSPFSTGCHILIGDGLKGTDEALVPVTGGKYVKEAKIGHAIMDADIFISLNHFKGHELTGFGGALKNIGMGCGSRAGKMEMHSSGKPSVYEDKCVGCGMCAKNCAHSAISLTDKKALIDHSKCVGCGRCIGICPMDAVMPASDESNDILNKKIAEYSWAVLNGRPNFHISLVIDVSPYCDCHAENDVPIVPDVGMFASFDPVALDVACADAVNKQPVMKGSLLEKSGCKHNDHFTDVSPETDWKVAIDYAVELGLGSKEYELITI, encoded by the coding sequence ATGGAAAAATCGAAAGTATATTTTACTAATATGCAAGCAACAGCTAAGGAAAATTTGCTACAGAAGTTAAAACGTTTAATTAAGAGTGCAGGAATTGATCAAATTGATTTTGAGAAGAAATATGCAGCAATTAAAATTCACTTTGGGGAGCCAGGAAATGTAGCATTTTTGCGTCCTAATTTTGCTAAAGTTGTGGTAGATACTATTAAGGAATTAGGAGGAAATCCATTTTTAACAGACTGCAATACTCTATATGTAGGAGGCAGAAAGAATGCTTTAGATCATTTAAATTCAGCATATGAAAATGGATATAGTCCGTTTTCAACAGGTTGCCATATATTAATTGGAGATGGTTTAAAAGGGACTGATGAAGCATTGGTTCCAGTTACTGGTGGGAAATATGTAAAAGAAGCTAAAATAGGACATGCGATTATGGATGCAGATATATTCATATCATTAAATCATTTTAAAGGACATGAGTTAACAGGTTTTGGAGGCGCTTTAAAAAATATAGGTATGGGATGCGGTTCGCGCGCAGGAAAAATGGAAATGCATAGTAGTGGAAAACCTAGTGTTTATGAAGATAAATGTGTTGGATGTGGTATGTGTGCTAAAAACTGTGCACATAGTGCAATAAGTTTAACAGATAAAAAAGCACTCATCGATCACAGCAAATGTGTTGGATGTGGTCGTTGCATAGGAATTTGTCCAATGGATGCTGTTATGCCAGCGTCAGATGAATCAAATGATATTTTAAATAAGAAAATAGCTGAATATTCATGGGCAGTATTAAATGGAAGACCAAATTTTCATATCAGCTTGGTAATTGATGTATCACCATATTGTGATTGTCATGCGGAAAATGATGTACCGATTGTTCCAGATGTAGGTATGTTTGCATCCTTTGATCCAGTAGCATTAGATGTAGCTTGTGCAGATGCAGTAAATAAGCAGCCAGTTATGAAAGGTAGCCTTCTTGAAAAGAGTGGTTGTAAGCATAATGATCACTTTACTGATGTTAGTCCAGAAACAGATTGGAAAGTTGCTATTGACTATGCTGTGGAATTAGGTTTAGGCAGTAAGGAATATGAGTTGATAACAATTTAG
- a CDS encoding manganese catalase family protein yields the protein MFKHEKPLLRDVKVERPNPQYAVLMQEQLGGANGELKAALQYLSQSFRVKDPEIHDLFLDIAAEELSHMEMVAQTINLLNGHEVDYTKTPGGEIETHVLTGLAPGLINASGHPWTADYVNVTGDIAADLLSDIAAEQRAKVVYEYLYRQINDKYVKETIDFLLNREEAHNALFREALNKVQDRASNKDFGVTKDSRLYFDLSTPGRYFDDPEPTPPSFKNPRENSRETSRS from the coding sequence ATGTTTAAACACGAGAAACCATTACTTAGAGATGTAAAAGTAGAGAGGCCAAATCCACAATATGCTGTGTTGATGCAAGAACAGCTAGGTGGTGCAAATGGTGAGCTAAAGGCAGCACTTCAATACCTTTCACAAAGTTTTAGGGTAAAAGATCCTGAAATTCATGATTTATTTTTAGATATTGCAGCTGAAGAATTAAGTCATATGGAAATGGTAGCACAAACTATAAATTTACTAAATGGACATGAAGTTGATTATACTAAAACTCCTGGAGGAGAAATAGAGACTCACGTATTGACAGGTCTTGCGCCAGGACTTATTAATGCATCAGGACATCCTTGGACTGCAGATTATGTTAATGTTACAGGAGACATTGCAGCAGACTTATTATCTGATATAGCAGCTGAGCAAAGAGCAAAGGTTGTATATGAATATTTATATCGTCAAATTAATGATAAATACGTAAAAGAGACAATAGATTTTCTATTAAATAGAGAGGAAGCACATAATGCACTCTTTAGAGAAGCATTAAATAAGGTGCAAGATAGAGCATCAAATAAAGATTTTGGTGTAACAAAGGATTCTAGATTATACTTTGACTTATCAACGCCTGGAAGGTATTTTGACGATCCTGAACCAACACCTCCTAGTTTTAAAAACCCACGTGAAAATAGTAGGGAAACTTCTAGGTCTTAG
- a CDS encoding glycoside hydrolase family 1 protein yields MYFKEKHGFPDDFLWGSASAAYQVEGAAEEDGKGRSNWDEFVRIPGKTFKGTNGDVAVDHYHRYKEDIALMAEMGLKTYRFSISWPRIYPKGKGEVNEKGLEFYDNVIDECLKYGIEPMVTIYHWDLPIALQEEYNGWESRNIIDDYENYAITLFKRYKDKVKYWITLNEQNIFTSLGWVMAVHPPGKKNDLKMFYQVNHHANLAHAKAVLAFRKIVPDGKIGASFAFSPSYAIDCNPVNNIAKADYDDLQSFWWMDVYAYGRYPKAALKYLQGQGVAPVFEDGDAELMKAAAQVDFMGVNYYQTAVVEYNPIDGVGMAEMNTTGKKGSAQISGTPGLFKNPPNPYLKTTDWDWTIDPMGIRMCCRTITSRYDLPIVISENGLGAFDKKTEDNKIHDDYRIAYLKAHIEELKEAINEGSEVLAYCTWSITDLLSWLNGYQKRYGFIYVDREEEEGASMNRYKKDSYYWYENVIKTNGEEL; encoded by the coding sequence ATGTATTTTAAAGAAAAACATGGTTTTCCGGATGATTTTTTATGGGGAAGTGCATCTGCTGCATATCAGGTAGAAGGGGCTGCAGAAGAGGATGGAAAAGGAAGAAGTAATTGGGATGAGTTTGTAAGAATCCCAGGAAAAACATTCAAAGGAACAAATGGTGATGTAGCTGTTGATCATTATCATCGATATAAAGAGGATATTGCATTAATGGCGGAAATGGGATTAAAAACATATAGATTCTCTATATCTTGGCCAAGAATTTATCCAAAAGGAAAAGGTGAAGTTAATGAGAAGGGATTAGAATTCTATGATAATGTGATAGATGAATGTCTAAAATATGGAATAGAGCCAATGGTTACAATATATCATTGGGATTTACCTATAGCTTTACAGGAAGAATATAATGGTTGGGAAAGTAGAAACATAATTGATGATTATGAGAATTATGCTATTACCTTGTTTAAACGATATAAAGATAAAGTAAAGTATTGGATAACATTAAACGAACAAAACATATTTACAAGTCTTGGATGGGTAATGGCAGTGCATCCACCAGGAAAGAAGAACGATTTAAAGATGTTCTATCAAGTAAATCACCATGCAAATTTAGCTCATGCAAAAGCAGTGCTTGCTTTTAGAAAAATAGTGCCAGATGGTAAGATAGGGGCAAGCTTTGCATTTTCACCTAGCTATGCAATAGACTGCAATCCGGTAAATAATATAGCAAAGGCAGATTACGATGATTTGCAATCATTTTGGTGGATGGATGTTTATGCATACGGAAGATATCCAAAAGCTGCATTGAAATATTTACAAGGTCAAGGGGTAGCGCCTGTATTTGAAGATGGAGATGCAGAACTCATGAAGGCCGCAGCTCAAGTAGATTTTATGGGAGTTAATTACTACCAAACAGCAGTTGTTGAGTATAACCCAATTGATGGCGTTGGAATGGCTGAAATGAATACAACAGGAAAAAAAGGATCGGCACAAATTAGTGGAACTCCTGGATTATTTAAAAATCCTCCAAACCCATATTTAAAAACTACAGACTGGGATTGGACAATAGATCCTATGGGGATAAGAATGTGCTGCAGAACTATTACAAGTAGATATGATTTACCAATAGTTATTTCTGAAAATGGATTAGGCGCATTTGATAAAAAGACTGAGGATAATAAAATTCACGATGACTATCGTATAGCGTACTTAAAGGCACATATAGAAGAATTAAAAGAAGCTATTAATGAGGGATCTGAAGTACTTGCATATTGTACATGGTCTATAACAGATTTATTAAGCTGGCTAAATGGGTATCAAAAAAGATATGGTTTTATTTACGTAGATCGTGAAGAAGAAGAAGGCGCTTCAATGAATCGTTATAAAAAGGATAGCTATTATTGGTATGAAAATGTCATAAAGACAAATGGAGAAGAATTATAA